TCTCGTTCACGTAGTTATGCAGGGAGCACGTGGGGCAGTGTTTATTATGCTTTTCCTGTGGCATACATGCTGTTGTTTACTAGCAGTGCGCCAGAAGTATAAATAAGTTGACAGACATGGTGGTGATGCATCTAGACTCGTGTTCTACACTTATTAGGAATTCATACGCACATGCACACCAGTGCATCGCAACCTAGCCAGACCTGTTTTTAATTGCTATCTGCAAATGTGTCTCCAGTTGCCGTGTCACAGAACGATTCCCTCTCTTCCGTTTTAGTGTACTGGGGCATTGGTGCTGATCTTACGTTTCATCGCTATGATCTAGGAATATACATCATGTAAGTTTTGCGCACGGAAATCGCTTTTTGCATACTGTATATAATATGGTTCTCAGCTCGTCTGAACGCATCAAGTGCTGTGTTCCATCTCTTTGCAGCATTTCTGCAGTTCTGCTCACAGTCTTAGAAACAGCATTTGCAGTGGACTTATTTTTAGACGTTTGTATAAGGTATGCCTGTTGTTTTCTTGTGAACTGATCAGTGGTGATAAAATTCCTCCTAGTGGTCCCTAGGTTATCCTTGTAGCGCTTGTTCAAATAGTTAACCCCGTGCGAAATggcgtgtttttttgttttgttttgtttttttactttttttgccACTGTTGTCCACATTTCATTTGCTTTATACTTATAccatacacacacaaatatacatTCTGTCACTCAGGGAGGAACGAGGCCTCTGCCTGCGTTTGTGGAGGGGCATTCGGTGGATTGACCTGTGGAGAAAAAGCGTACTTTACGCCGCAGTCTCGTTTCTGTGCTTCTGGTATCCAGTCAATGTTTGGCTAGCCATCTTAGCAGGCATGTAGTACTATGTTCCTTGAACTTTTGACGTGCAAGTGTATATTGGTACCCTATACCTCAAGCATGACCATTTCACAAACCCTCCTTGTTCATTCCAGGAGTTATGACACTTGTTTTGTGTGTTCTTTATCTTATCCTGACATACAAAAATCACCTGGAGGTCAAAGATGCACTGCTAGCTGACAAAGAAGATTCCTATGACAGGCAAGCTCTCATTCATTTGTGTACTGTCATCAGGGGCAGCATCAGATGTGGGCAAAGGGATCTCCACCACttgaaaagaaataaaaaacacTGATAAATTCATGAAAATTTTAATAATTTAAACTAAAATAATAATGATATAGGAACTTTCCCACTCAGAGAAAATTGGAGAGTGCCAGAGTCAGCAAAatgacaggaaaaaaaaaaagatttcttGCCCCTCAGGAGGTGACTGTGAGTTACATCAAATCACCTAATCATCCCTTgcccagattttttttttcctctaccCCCTTCCCTCAACATATGCCTTGTCTGGCTAAATGAAAATTTGCTATGATATCTACCATATATGTGACCCACTGGTCACAAGGCTGACCTTGTGATCAACTAGGGTACAAGGCAAATTGCGCAGAAAGTCCTCCTACACTATCTGTAGGCATGACACGCAAGGGTGACAGGCTTTTAGATACTCTGGTTCTACCCAGGTTTGATGAGTTACAAGACGACGTGGATGACACGCTCCCGGAACCAGATCTTGACAATGTCGGCGATCAAGACCGCATCCTTCAAGTCTGATTCATTTACTGACTGCAAACGAGGTGCAGGAATGTAGCACTATGTTGCAAGACAGTCAAGGTGTGCTGCAAAAGGATTGTGACCACCAGAGTTCAAAGTATTGCAAAATGACAGGAAGCCAAGGGACTAATGTCATGCACCGTTTGTGCACAGCAATGGTAGACATGGTGTTGGAGATAACACGTTCAGAGATCTAGTGTTTATATACACTCGGTATCTTTTTAGCGGATGATGCAATCAAAGTCATCATGCGCTGTAGAGCCTGTAAGAATAGCAGTCCAACCTTGCAATTCATCACACGTTCCTTGGATTTCTTAAATTAACCACTGTGATGCAGTGAGGTGGGCAGACATGTCCACATGGCCATAGTACTTGCCATTTGTATAATGTTGACTCATTTAAGCTAAGGAATTCTCGCATGCTTCCTAGAATGTGAAACGTTTATGGTACCATATGCTGACAGGAAACAGTAGCTGTTTCTCAGTAGTCTTATGCACTGTTGAAATTGTATTTTTATAGAGAATCTGTTCAGTTTTTAGACACCCACATGCATCCTCTCTTTACACGGAAAATTTTTAAGTAACATTTTATGTGTACATCCAAGCATTCATGCACGCTGTAGATTTTAAATGGCAACCATGTGTTTGGTAgcatttttctcatacaccaACTTTTCAGTTGTTGGCTACGCCATTTGTGCCAAGCtataacagtttttttttttttttcttgcttgtaGAAGCATGTATTAGAAAAGCATGAAGTCTATGATTCACAAACTTTAGTTATTTTAAAAATAGCTATGTTTTCTATATTTGGGTCATGTTGTAAAAATGTCTGCATGTGCACTGTATATTAGAATCTAATATTTGTTTGTGATCTTGTATACATCAGTTTACTATACACAATTTCATATTCACTATTGTTTAGTATGAATGCAGAAAGCATTACCTCCATATCTCTCTGTGAGGACACTAAAGCATTTCAGCAGCCATGTATGTTTTCAAAACACGTTCCAACCGATTATCGTAGCGGAATGTTGGGAAACAAGCGCACTGTACAGTGCTTGGCTGGAAAGTATCTCAGCTGTCTATGCATttgtagggttcttcgttttcaagtttaacccgatttttcacgatagttcctcTACttgaaatccttgcggtccttgaACTTGTCGGTctaggtaaaccgtcggaaaagagAATCGTAATATCAGCAAAGGGAGCTATTTGTGACGActtatttgtcctccttttataatcccctcctgcaggagtctaaggcaagcttttgtggagctcgggcaagtgttcgAACACCGCGGTCATTCGCTGCCCCCAGTTctgagcggaaatataaagattcttgcttctcgtcccagtgtcacagcagcggcttgttttgcctttcgtttcacccgaaaattcccaaatgacatatcaaacagagatcatagcgcccaatttctccccgaattctcgtgtgtaaatagcatCCGATTTTTCCCctccgaatttgaaaaatcatgaAACCCAGGAGTCTAAGgcaagcttttgtggagctcgggcaagtgttcgAACACCGCGGTCATTCGCTGCCCCCAGTTctgagcggaaatataaagattcttgcttctcgtcccagtgtcacagcagcgGCTTGTTTtgtatgcctttcgtttcacccgaaaattcccaaatgacatatcaaacagagatcatagcgcccaatttctccccgaattctcgtgtgtaaatagcatCCGATTTTTCCCctccgaatttgaaaaatcatgaaacccgaaaacgaagaaccctatgcaTTTGTTATAGTTCAGGTAACATAAACTGTCATTTTGTGCACATGTGACACATCCCGCTTCTTGCACTTTGTTTTAACTGTTGTTGAGTGCTGCGGAAAGTGGTGTcactccctttttttttaggCTTTTTGAAGCTGAATGCAAAGTGCGGGAAAAATAGTGTCTCATCGGTTTTTGGAGCACCCAGAGCAATCCCACTCGCCGTCCTAACAGTTAGTAATGCTGTGGCGATGTATGTGCTCTGCACCCAcagcattttttaaaaaattcttattattattattcatctGCTTGCTTTGACCACAATTGGTGTTGCATTCTTACTGTTATTTGGACAATGGTGGTCTGCAAAGTGCAGAGTGTAGCTGTTCATAGGCCTATCCTAAGTAACTTCAACAGGTCGAGTAGTGTGGCACTTGCTGTGGTGCCCCAGCTATATTTCGATGATCTGAAATGAAATATTATCTAGTGTTGAACATGAACCGGTTCGACTCAAGTAGCAATCAATATGAGAAATGTACCTGTCTTTGTAAGTGCACATTGGCACTCGGATGACATAAGCTTTGCAATGCAGCTTACAGCATACTTATAAATCCGTCCTTTTTTATATAACAGAGATTACCGTAGTCAAAATATTCCAGGTTCTATGTGTGGCCATGCTCTTCGTTAATCAATTCCACAATGTGGGTATAACTGTGGTTTAAGCTGCGTTGAGACCGGTGACTTACAAAGCTTGTCATACAGTTGCAAAGTGGTGACAGGGCTGCTATTTTCTCATGCTGTATATTTTTTATACATGTAGGTAAGTATTATTTTATTGCCTAATTTCTCGGTTTATGTTAGTGTCATGTTGCAACTTATGTGTTGTGTGCATATTGAGATAAAAGCTTCCTTGTGTGACCAGGAACAAAACGTTCTTACCTTTGTTACACATGCAGACCATGAATTGAATGTGCAGTATTTGCTAGTAACAGCAAGCCCAACAGAAGGCACTAGAAATCAAATTAACCGTTAATAAACAGCACAGCCATGTAACACAGCTAGCAGTTTTAACATTTTACATTTGGTTTAAGCGAAGCTCAGAGTAAGATATGTACACTTGTGTGTATGTGTCATGCTTATGATGTGTTGACATATTTGGTGTAGTTGTAGCAAGCCCATTGTGTTGTACAAAGGGCTTCCATTTAACTCTTGATTGATAGCCAAGTTCACAAAGAAAGCTTGCCCAAATTTCGGTTGTTTTACTTGGTGCCTGTAGTGTTGTGCACACTATGGTGTTAAGATGGAGTGCCAATCAAACTTGGTTACATTGTACAGGGTGACCCAAAAGAATGCGAATGTGTACCAAAAGTGACAAGGTCTGTGTAGTCGGTCAAAAGAATTGATCATTTGCAACCATTGTAATCCATTGCGACCCATGCGATCCATGCAACCATTGCAATCATCAAATTTGCAACCTATTGTAAGACATGATTGCTTTTGGAATATCTGATGAGTGAATAGGTGGACTTTGTACTTAATTAGACAAAGACAAATTAGAATTTTCTGGACAAAAGGTGCTGCGGTATAGACTACAGAAGTCTTTCATTGTACTCTGGCAGGTTCGCCAACAGTGCCAAAGTGTCCATTCAACAGAAAAATAGTGATGTAATGATTGGTTTGCAGTGGTTTGCAGTGCCTGACAAAAAGGGATGGCCGGGTGAAGGCCAAAGAGGGAATGATGTGCTGGCTTGCTGGTGGTCAACAATATGACAAAGAAAGTAACGTTGCACTGAGAAACTCCCTACCAATGACACAGGTGCAAGACAGACCAGTGCAGCTTGGAGACTCTAAAATCTAACGTAACTAGCATGTCCCATCATGAAATGCAACACCTGTGCTTTCTAAATGTATGTGCATGGGAGACATCATGCATGTAGGCATCTGGCAAAAACGGGTTTGGTCGGGACAACAAAACTCTCGTTCTCCTCCTTTCCTGTCTTTTTTATAAATACCCTTTCTAAATACGAGAAATAGAAATACACCTTTTTGTCTCGTATAGCCATCATTAGTAACTCGTTGATCATTATATTTCGAGTGCTTTTGCAATCGCGGATCTGACTCTCCTTTTGCACCATTCTCTGCTACGAATATCCTTTTCATAAATAGTGCCATTATTGGAAGCACGGCTTTTACTTTGTACTGTGTTCACAAGCAAGCTGACATATTCCACCAGTAACCAGTTTTACTTGACCGATTCCACAATCCCACCTATAGCCATGCAGGGTAGCTGTGGTAGAGTGCTAATAGTCAGTGCCatttgtacaaaaaaaaattttctTTAGAAAACTGTTTATATAAGTTTATAGTTTGGAAAAACAATAAAAGCCCCGTGGTTTGCACATACAAAAAGGAcgacataattttttttttaatatgcgCCTAGCACGGggcttttcttgtttttaaaATGACGTACCAAACTGTCCAAGTTTTAACCCTCTTCTAGAGTTTGGTGTACTGCAAGCCGTATAAGCTAGCCGTACTTGAATAAGATGAAGACGAAGCATTTTAACAGCATCCTTTCTTTCATGTTTCTAGTTCAAGCAACAGCTGCGCGTTCACAACATTGAGCATTTGATACCTCTGCTGTCGCGTTAAGGGTCATGCATGCGCATGTAGAGCAGAGCCCAAGTTTGTATCCTCGTCAAGTGTCAGGGTGTCGACCATTAGTATTAGGAAAGCATTTAGTTGCATCAAAATACTCAACCCTGTCTTGTGGCTCACAGCCATGGTCAGGGAATGGAATTGTGGAATATCATAGATCTGTTGCATTTCTTAGCTCCTTGCATGTACACTGCTTCTCGTACAAAACACTGCACTCTTGTTCCCCACTCCACACACCTATCCAAGAGTGTTTGTTGTATTTGTCTCTTTTCTTTGCATTTTATTAGCAGAACATGTAATTCTACTTTATGCATTTATGCACGTTATTTACTATTGCAAGTTAACAAGCTGACCACGTGTTAGAGTTACATATGTAGTGTGCCACAATAATCTTGGCGTAGCATGCCAGAGGTTAGCAACGAGTCTCAGGCCTGTAGAAGGCAATGTGATCTGGAAAGTCGGTATTGTGCTGTCTGCTTTGTGTTTATCCCAGTTAGTTGTTGTGATTATTTCTCACCAACCCCGGCACAGATTCTGCCGTGATGTCTGAAAGATGTCACATTCTGCAATAATTATTTTGTCATGCTGAAAGTTCTGCCGATATGTGTCGTTGAACTACCCTCTCTTGAGTCCAGCAGTAGATTGTAATAGCGCTGCACACTTATTGGCAGTGCACATCATACAAGGTGGTTGTAAGTAATAGGACCATCTTAGCACTTTGTAACTGCCTTCCTGAGCTCCATTACATCTAAGTAAATCACAAGTTAGCATGTAAGTCGCAGAATGTGGTTCTTGTGAAGCATCTAGACAGGAAAATTTGTTAAGCAATGTCTTGCCAGACGCAGCCGTCACTACACTTTAGTGCAGAATTATTTGAGGGACGTCCATAGGATCTAAACAAACTTTCTAACACTAGTACTTCATTCCTGTGGAGAGTACCGTGGAATGTACATCAACAATGTGTTCCCTTTATGAACAAGTGCAGCCCTGCTCTGTAAGCTACTCTTATATTGTTCCATTGAACAGTACAGGAAATACTTCTAAAGACAGCAAACTATATTTTACAACAATCAGAGAACCTTGCTTTGTTTTCTAAATACTGAGCCGTCATTCATTCACTGCAAGCGCTAACTAACCCaggaaatatatttttcataTCCAGTAAGTTTGCTATCCCTCAAGAGATGCTGTACCACACGAGCAATTGATGTGTCATGTTTAGACTGTTCTACCGAGAGCACACTCCTTTGTGTCACTTATGGAGGCTCCCCAACAGTAGGCAATGTCTCATTCGTAAATTCCTTGCCATTGTAGTGC
This genomic stretch from Ornithodoros turicata isolate Travis chromosome 9, ASM3712646v1, whole genome shotgun sequence harbors:
- the LOC135368535 gene encoding uncharacterized protein LOC135368535, giving the protein MSYRINHNLYRTLDLVTPATRVWGILTVIVYWGIGADLTFHRYDLGIYIIISAVLLTVLETAFAVDLFLDVCIREERGLCLRLWRGIRWIDLWRKSVLYAAVSFLCFWYPVNVWLAILAGVMTLVLCVLYLILTYKNHLEVKDALLADKEDSYDRFDELQDDVDDTLPEPDLDNVGDQDRILQV